In the Methanofervidicoccus abyssi genome, TACTGTCTCCAGACGAGTTTTTAAGAGACTACATCAAAAAATACAGATTGCTCGTGCAAATCTATGAGATAATTTATCAAACTTACAATCCTGAGGCTGAAAGAAGGAGAATAAGAAGGGATATTCTCAAAAAGACTGAAGGTTTAATAAAGAAAAATGTTGAGCTCTTGAACATAGTAGATAACCTTCCACTCTATGAGATAAATGAAGATATAGCCAAAACCATCAAGGCTGATAAGCTCTCCCAGAGAGTAAAGGTTGCAAGCTTATATAAGAGTATAAAGATACACATAGAAAAAAGAAGAAAGGCTAGCCCTTATTTGGTTTCCATAGCTGAAAAGGTTGAGAAGATCATCTCGCAGCTCAGAGAAAGGCAGAGGAGTGTAGAATCTGCCTTAGAAGAGCTAACAAAAATAGCAGAAGATATAGCAAAAGCAGAAAAAGAACAGTCAAAATCTGGGTTGAGTAGAGAAGAATTCAGCTACTTCTGGATATTGAGAAGGCATGGAATAGAAAATGAGAATATTTCAAGAAAGATTCATGAGATAATTTCGAGTAAAGAACACTGGACTTTTAATGAAAATGTAGAAAGAGAATTGCGGCAAGATCTCTACAAAGTATTGCAAAAAGAACTCCAAAAACTTCAGTTAGATAATGTTGTAAACCTGGTTAATGAACTGCTTGGAATCGATAAAATTATGAGAAGTGAAGAACTATGAAAGAAATTACACGGGAAGATGTGTTAAAAATCTGTGAGAAATGGCAGAAAGAGTTGAAAGTAAATGTGAAACGAATTCAGATAAGAGAGATGAAGAACAAATGGGGATCTTACTCAAGCAATGGAATCTTAACTCTCAACAAAGAATTACTCAAGTTTCCACTTGAATGTGTTGAATATGTTGTGCTTCATGAACTCCTGCACAAAATAATCCCAAATCACGGACGGACATTTAAAACTTTACTCTACGCTTACATGCCAGAATGGGAGAAATTTCATGAATATCTGAAGAACAAGTGAAAAATTTTAACTATCTTTTACTATATTTATTATTTTTATTTTAATTATTTTTTATTTTAGATTTCTAGTTTATACTTGGCTATAAAATAACCTCTGATGGGAATTTTAATGTTTAAATTAACCCATATTTTTATTAAAGTATTATTCATCTGATAATAATGAGATTAATATTTTTTATTATTGTTATCAGACATTGCTTAAAATATAGTGATTCTTATGAAGATTCTTGTAGTAGGTGTTAATACACGCCCAGTGGCAAATTCTGCAAAAAGATTGGGATACGAGGTTTATTCAGTGTCCTATTACAACCCTGTAGATTTAAAGGCAGATGTGAAAGAGTACTTTATAAACGACATGTGTCATGGGTGTTTCAGTGAAAACTATGACAGCAAAAAGTTAATAGATTGTGCCGAGAAATACATCGATGAAGTGGATTATATTTTTATCTGTTCTGGAGTATTTGAATATGAAAACTCCAAGACACCTAACTGGAATGTCCTCGGCAACTCACC is a window encoding:
- a CDS encoding M48 metallopeptidase family protein, translated to MKEITREDVLKICEKWQKELKVNVKRIQIREMKNKWGSYSSNGILTLNKELLKFPLECVEYVVLHELLHKIIPNHGRTFKTLLYAYMPEWEKFHEYLKNK